In the Primulina eburnea isolate SZY01 chromosome 15, ASM2296580v1, whole genome shotgun sequence genome, TCTCAGTAAGTAAAATTTCCTTTTCCTGTATGATATTATACAACTTGATTGCATCTCCCACTCTGCCTTGCTCACATAATAATGCTCCAAGCATACATCCATAAGTAGAATGCTGTAGCTCGATCTTCTCATCATAAACTTTCTTGAAAAACAAATCCACAGCATAAGTAGCTCCCAAATCACACAGTTTCTGAATTATCAAATCGTAATCAGAAACTCTTGGTTCTGGGAGATATCCCTTTTCCAATATTAAATGCAAAACCCTTTCAATCATTTCGGTATCTTGAAATTTACATGCCCCATCGAGCATTGAACCGTAAGTATTTAAACTCGGCTCGATTCTTTTGCTGCGCATTTTGTTTAGATGATCAAATGCAGCTTCAAAATCCCCTCTTTTGCTACAGTTATCAATCATCAAATTAAAAATCACGGGAGTGTAGATACCCATATCTAAAATCATGTAAACTCTCTCAAATTTCCCATGTTTACATAAAATTCTCGCAATCAAAGACCAAGTATACTGATCTCCTGAAACCCCGTTTCTAGTCATTGAAGCATAAAAGCACCAAGCAATTCTTAGCTCATTTTTATCAACCAACAAATTCAGCAAAGCATTGCAAGTACCTACAGTCAACCCAACCCCATAATCTGCAGCTTTCTTATATATCTGTAAACTTTGCAAATACATTTGTTTACTGCAATAGCATTCAGTAACATATTTCAGAACTAGGGAAACGCTGTGAAAGCCAACACCTTTGCGCGATTGAATCAATAAATGCACAATCACGGCAGGCGGGTGGTCTTGAATAAGTGAATCTAGAATTGGTTTTCCAAGTTTCGACAATCCAGAGTCGAACAGTATTCGGGTCAGCCTGCACTGAGTCTTGAGGTCCGGGGTGAAATCAATATTCTTACACACCCATTTGAAGAATTGAAGACATAATTGAGGTCGGGTTTCGATTCTCCTAAACATTTGGTGGAAGAGGTATGGGGTAAAATGGGAGGAAAGATTGAGGGTTTTGAGCAGTGGAGTCCAGAATTTGGCGTGTCTTTGCAAGAGGATATCAGAGGCTTGTGAAACTAATTGGGTTTGCTTTATTTGGATCCTCCAATTGTTAATCGGATTTGTTACTGCAATTGAGAAGCGTTTGGATTCAGTGAGATTTATATACTGTTTTGTTCTGCTCATTTCTGGTGGAGGAGGTTAGAACTTAGAACACCCAAGATCCAGTGGAACGGTGGAAGAAGATGTGGTACTCTTTAGTTGAGAACGCTACGGTTTCCTACGCTTTTAACTTTTGTCGCACTTTACAAATATCAACGGCTAAATCGCTATAAAGTTTcttgtttattatttttttttcttggatTCGAAGGACGATGTCATCTGGGCATATGACAAATTTCCCGGAACTCGAGTCGAGTTCGAGTCGCTCGAGTAGCTCGATtgcatatatataaaatttaatttaaaattttaaaaagtcaaaatcgagtttttcgagctcgagctcagTACCTGAATATGTTATCAAGTCAAATTCGAGCTTAAAAATTACTATTCGAGTTCGAGTAGTTTCATTTTTTCGAGTGGAAATCGAATAGTCGATTGCACTCCTAATGAGGATGAATGAAAATTACTACTTGAGTTCcagtagtttaaattttttcCAGAGTTGAGCTTAAGTAGTAAATTGCAGCTTAatgaatattaatataataaatgaCTTATATCGATGTGTTTTTATCTTAACCAGCATCCCATTGTGTGCAATTTGAATAATCACttgaaattattaaaattgtgtaatgaataaatattactaaaaaaactattatataaattttttttatactaCTGAGCCATTGAGGATGCCAACAATCAGAAAAGTGACAGACAACTTATAATTCCCAACAGGAATTGACGTAGAAAGCACCAATTGATTGTTTTGTATGGTTTTTCATATGTATATATCATCACTTGCTGAACCCATGGCTAAATTTATTTACTATTCGTCTTGAGAATTGTCGACAAAAACTTGATTTTGGAAACAAAAAAGAACTACCTTCAAGTAGAGATTCCCACAGTCGAAAATGAAAACCAGAAACAGATGGGCATTTCAACAGAAATCACATACCACGCGTCACCAAACATCTACAAACTATCTTCTTACTACAATTTATTGCTGCCTGCCTTCAACCATGAAGCTTATTCACTCGATTTACAGCAGATTTATGCATCCACAGTCTCATCAGATGGCATCGAGGCTAGAGTGAATTCAGGCTGATCAGTTTTCACTTCACTGTTTGAACCATCCAACGCATTTGGCTGCCCAAGAACTTTCAATGCCAGGTGGGCAGCCTTTTGTCCAGATATCATCATTGCCCCGAACGTTGGACCCTGTAAAATACACACGAGTTCACATTCAAGATTATTCAATGATAATGGTAAATTAGAGCAGttgttgatttaattaattctgaTTATTTAACCATTCTTGGGGCTCCATCAATCTCTGCAACTTCCATTCCTGTAACGATCATCCCTGGAACAATTTCCCTCGTAAGCCTAACAATGGCGTCTTCAGCTGTGTTCATATCCAGGGCCTTCATGCCGGGGACGTTGTCAATCATTCCAATGCTCTTCAATCTCTTCACCCCAGTGGCGCCGAAGGGACCGTCGTGGCCGCAAGAACTCACCACCACTTTCGACTCCATCACGTTCGGGTCCATGCACGACTGTGTGTCGTGGTTCATTGAAACCAAAGCCCAGTTTGTAACCACTCCAGCCACTCTCCCCCCCTTCACGATCAAATCCTCGGCCGCCACCGCGTTGAACAGCTTCACATTGGGCCGCGCCAGGAGTTTGCTCATGATGGTGGAGGTGAAAAGAGCGGCGTGCTTGATCACAACGTAGTCTTCCTGTTCGTCATACTCGATTTCAAGCTCGTCAAGGAACTTGTGTGCTGGCTTGCGGACGACCATGGCAGAGAACAACTGGCCGCCGAGCCAAGCGCCACCACCTGGGCTAACGGATTGTTCAATGATAGCTATGTTGATGCTGGGGTTCTTGCTGAGCTCGTAGGCGCAGGAGAGACCAGCAGACCCGGCGCCGACGACGACGACGTCGGTGTCAGCAAAGGTGATCATATCCGTCATGTAACGCCTGGTCATCTCGCGGGAGACGATGGATTCTTTAATGGGATTGAACTTAAAGTTTTCGAGGTCGTATGACAGGGTAGCGGACATGGAAATTGGTATGTTCCGCCGGGTCCATTTGATGGGCTTAGCGTCACGAGTGGGGATGACGCATCCATGGAAAGAGGTCTTGTTATCGAGAAACCCAGTCTTGGAAAGAGGAGAGGTGAAGGTAGTGGCCATGGCTGCCATTGAACAGAGGAGAGAAATGTATGCTGGAAAAGTGAAGGTGGGTTTGAAAATATCAAAGAAAAAAAGATCTGAAAGCGGGGGAGATAGTAAGATAGAATTTGAACGATTCAGAATTATTGTGAAGTTGGTTGTGTGCATTGATGGCACCTCGGGAATATAATTTTGGGCCAAAGACTGTGTGCTGAGTTCTATGCTACTTCttgtttttttgtaaaataattttaacataTAGTTTATTTCATACATGGtttcatttattttatcttttttttgcATTGCAACAttaatttctttcttttttttgttGGGATTTTGCCATATGAGGAggctaaattaaataaaaattgtaaaattttaaatggACAAAAAATGATAGGTCATCCAAATTCTGAAAAAATATCTCCAACACAATATGTGGAGTTATTAATTTCATCATGGTGACCAAACCAATTAATTTCTCATAataatgattttaaatattgattgaattatttaatcaaagtttatttttcatttttttagcatttcaaatgttgttagaaattttttaattaaaaattttttgtttctaaataaaaaaattagatgGGTTGTCACACTTAATCCAAAGCCCAAAACAGGTTAGGCTGGGTCGATCATTTCGAGTCCAACCAAAATGATGGGTCAACCCACTCAGCCTAACTGCAGATTTCAGCGGGTTGCAAGCTGGCTTACTTAGCCAGCCCGTTTTAATATCCCAGCCCGGTACCAACCAGCCCCTCGTGGATATACATCCTcgtgatatatttatatattatatatatatatatatattcatgttTCAACTTTCAACACAaataactattttttttaatgtaataattaaaaacatacTTTGAAGAATTATCTTTACTATATTACATTCAACCCTTAAAAAACGGTCTCGACCTTTTTAAGTGTTCAGactaaattaatattttctaaaaacTACAATcacatgtactttattttattttttaaaaaaaattatgaacgaTCAGATTGATCGGAtcgttttaaatattttaacaaaatgaaaaaataacttaaaatgtAAAACAAAATCGTAAAAATTGACGGAAAAACGCTGAATTttcaaattataaaattaacaacggaaatatttttaaaaattcaagtaTTTGTCTAGAAATAAACATCATTGTAATTACATGTATTTTTCTTAATTATGTATTTATGTTCgtgtttttaaatttaataatgctatttttttttttttaaaaaattacgtTTAAGTTTTAAACTTATTCATGTGTAATTGTGTTTTTTCTCAATCGCGCTTATTGTAATTATATGTATTTTTGGAAGAAATGAAAAAATTTGGGGATGAAAATGGGAAAAACGGCAAATAAGATGGACACAAATGAGAGTATATTATACCAGGAAATATGGGTAATGTGTCTCTCTCATGACTAATTCAACGTTAAGTTTAACGGACAAACAACATGAGAGACGATTTTGGGAATAAATTAAAATGTCGAGGGATGAATTCGTCAATCGAGGAAAAAAAGAAGATGAAAATGGGGAAACTATAAACAAGAGGGACATAAATTAATATCATACCAATACATCTGCTCTTCTAAGTTGGCCTCGTTGAAAAACCAGCTATGCCTGTTATATGGGATTATTTTTAAGGCAGGATCAGATTCTCCCACGTTCTTTCATGCAAACATCTTGGTCCCatccatttttatttttcttttgggAATCCCCATTCAAACGTAGTTGGCATCTCTCCACATTTGTCGGTCATTTCCTTTTCTCCAATGCCCTTTTTAACAAATAATTCTGGTCTTGaatatgaatttcaaatctgataaaaaaaaatggatcTTGATTTAGACCCGGATCATAATTCTTACATATTTCTTAAGTACGAATATTTTGATTACTTGACTTTAAATATTCTGTTGATAGACAGACCCGAATCTCAGAATTCTAAATTCTGACGTGGTAAGAGAGGAATTCTCTCGACAAATGGAGAAAAGGGCTTATCTTTTTCTCTCTCTTATAGTCTTCACCGCCAATGTTCTTGCTATACTTGATCCATTTTCAGAGGACGCAGAGTCAAATGGTTCATTCGATGATAATTTCAGCAAGACTTGTCCTGAGACCAACTTCAAGACTTCTGAAGATGGGCAGATCTGGTATCTTTCCCTGGATAAACAAGCAGGTTGCTAGTGGCCGGTGTTTTAAGTATCAGAAGCATTTAATGAACACGATTTTGAATTTGCCCATTTCATTTTCTTACAGGTTGCGGGTTTATGACAAAGCAGAGATACAGATTCGGTTGGTTCAGCATGAAACTCAAACTTGTTGGTGGAGATTCAGCTGGAGTGGTCACTGCTTATTATGTAAGTTTTGAACTTATTTCAACCGTCGGAAATAATGTTCAGAAAAATCTATAGTTCATCTTAATTCCTATTTAACTGGATGCAGATGTGCACTGAAAATGCGGCAGGGCCGGAGAGGGATGAGCTAGACTTCGAGTTCTTGGGGAATAGAACAGGGCAACCTTACATTATACAGACAAACGTGTACAAAAATGGAACTGGTAACCGCGAGATGAGACATAGTTTGTGGTTCGACCCCGCCGAGGATTATCACGAGTACGCCTTTCTGTGGAACAATGAACAAATACTGTAAGTTTTCTAGTTTTTTGCTCATCTTATTATGTTCTTGCTTCTAATCAAATTACATGTAGAGCAGCGCTAGAAAATATACAactaaaaatatttgaagttcatCCTTAATCGCATGTTAAGTCTGTTCCCATGGGCAATAATATTTAGTTCGATATCTCTGTTCTTCAGTTACCTTTTCAACCTCTAATTTATCGGTCTTTATCATCCGATCTACCGACACTACTTAATGTTTCATTCTTGTTCGTTATGTTTGTTAAATCCATAAATACAAGAGTATTATTATTTATGCATGATTCTTTATGTTGACATTGTCTCTTCACTACTATACCAAATTATCAGGTCCATCTCGTGACTTAGTCACTGGTTCCTTCAATCCGTGTGAAAAAAACCTTGTTATATATTGGACTGATAAATGATACATCTTGTTTAATCCGAAACTAATCAACCGATACCTCCAAATAGATTTGTTGTGGATCAAGTTCCTATCAGAGTATACAAGAACACGAACTACACAAACAGCTTCTTCCCCAACCAGAAGCCGATGTACTTATTTTCGAGCATCTGGAACGCGGATGACTGGGCAACGAGAGGTGGTCTAGAGAAAACAGACTGGAAAAAAGCACCATTTGTGTCATCTTACACCAATTTCGTGGCGGATGGGTGTCAATGGGTGGATCCTTATCCCGCCTGTGTATCCACCACCACGGAACATTGGTGGGATCAGTACAATGCGTGGCACCTCTCGGAGAATCAGAACATGGATTACGCTTGGGTGCAGAGGAACCTCGTGATATACGATTATTGTAAGGATACGAAAAGGTTCGCCACATTGCCTGAGGAGTGTTGGCTGAATGAATCCATCAACTGAGTAGCTGATTTTGCTTGGAGGGGTTTGGGTTTTGTATTGATGGGATGCATTCTTTTTATTATTTGGTTAATGGTGGATTAAATTATCattattcatgattttatatacTATTTAATATTGGTAAAAAAAAACCTCTTTTTGCATAAACTTGACCGTATTacaaaaaagcaaaaatttgtgttagACGGTCACAttagtcgtattttgtgagacataaaTCTTATTTGgatatccatgaaaaattattatatttatgctaaaagtattgctttttattataaatatcgatAAGATTGATCCGTCTAACAGATAATGAATCGTCCTActcttgcaaaaaaaaaaaaaaattcaattttatcTAAAATTTAACTCCAATATCTGTTCCatttttatccaaatttaaATGTCTACATGgctcttaaattaaattttttttttctatagttagattatcaatttaaaaatagctagtattttcaaatttaaactattattttaattgataaaaATCATCTCTAAAGTTTTTATAAtctacaaatttttttataaaaaaatatttgcgTGCGTAAAGACACTAGTTTAAAGAGACTAATATTTTCCAAACtttaattatgattaattaAAAGTAGCTGACGCtaagaataaataaatataatttaaacaagATAAATGTATTCGGACCTGTttctattatttattttattgagcTAATTTGAATTTAGTTattttgacaataaaaataaattatttctgGCATCCACGACCTTTTAAAAGCTGGCAGTAGAAATAATTTCGTCAGGTATGGAGTGCGAGCTGTAAAAATCCTCTCTCGATTGCAAAAGGTTCCGATCGCAAAATGGTGTGCGAGAAGTGTAAGCCTCTTCTCCTCTTTCCTGCCGAATCAATTAGCCATTTTTGCGCATAATTTTGGAATTGGTTTGTTAGGGTTTTGCCAGATTGGGGGGGATTCGTATGTGGACGATGATGACGAATTGTGTGTTTGTGCAGGTGAGAAGAAGTTGTCGAAGGTGATAGTGCCCGACAAGTGGAAGGAAGGGGCACACAATACCACAGAAGGTGGTGGCCGTAAGGTTAACGAGAACAAACTCCTTTCCAAGAAACACAGGTTCCCTTCACCCCACTACTCCATTTTTTGCTTTTATTGTTCTTTCAAGCAATGGCATGTGATTTGAAAGCTACAGACTTTATTTGGTGATTGAAATTACTTGCTGTCTTGTTGTTGATCTTTATACTAAACCCCATTGATCGTTTAGAATTCATTAGAACGTATAAAATCGTAGCCTTGATGTGTTGCCCTGGCTTTCCGCGCTTCCTATTCGTTCAATTGTGTTTTAAATTAGTTGTTTACATTTCGTTTATACCATGGTGGAATTGGCAATCTTTGAATTCCCTGCTCCTTGGTTTATTATGATTGCTTTTTAGATAGAGAACGACATACACAAgctaatttatttaaaacaaaaagaacAATAAAAAAAAGGGAGAACTAAGCCAAAACCTCTCAAGAGAACTAGTAAAAATATGACTTTCAAACATGTTATCCGTGCAACATCATGGCACTGATGATCACACCCGCCCTCTTAGGCCTTGTGCATCACATGCACACTAACTTTCGCTTGGTTTTTCCCTCGAACCACATTATACTAAAAGAGATTGGTTCTGATACCAATGATAACGTCTCAGTCATCGAATCTGGAGCATTACACAATCCTTTCTAGCTTTAGCGAAAGTGTTAGATCATAGAAAAATAAAGGCCATCGAAGTAGGTAATGGTTAGAAATCGGAAGGCATATGCTGTAATAAAACTTctcttttattataaaatagatTATCAGTCACTTTGTTTTGTCATTTTGAAATTAGTTGGGTTGGCAGGTGGACACCATATGGACAAACAAAGTGCATTATCTGTAAGCAGCAAGTACATCAGGATGGCAAATATTGTCACACATGCGCATACAGTAAAGGTAAACTTTTTCCATTTATACCTTTGAAAAAAGCATTGATGTGTGGTGATTCTATGTTTTTTTCCCCTTTCTGATCCAGGGGTATGCGCAATGTGTGGAAAGCAAGTAATCGACACCAAGTTCTACAAGCAAAGCAATGCATAATGTATCGAATGAGCAGAAATGTCTGTATTCATAGTATGAACTACCAAATGCATGTACTTGTGAATCATGTTTTTATCATTATGTAATAATCGTTTCCACATGAGCAAAAACTAAAATACCTTCTATAGAAGAAGGTGAAAATACTACGAACGGAACACAATGGATGAGGGGGATGGACAGGTCTGTGATGGCAGGGGAATCCTAGGGATGTCAATGGATCTGGGTTTTACCCAGACCCGCAATGGACTCGCCCCCTCTGGACGGGTTTGGATATACTAAATGGGTCCTGGGGTGGGTCTCGATCCAGTTTTTCAGACCCGTATGGGTATGGGACGGGTCATGGGTCATATAGTATCCGTGTCACACCCGTCTCATATATGTGGATATAAATATTCTAAGAtatagttttattaattttattttttagtatcTAATTTCTAGGTCAACCATAGACATGTCTGATTCTGTTTATTATCCAAATAGGTAGACCAATTATAAATAAAGTCCTACTGTCTTTGCACCACTATAATTATACGCTAATGCTAGTGGTTCAAGTCTCAAGGTATCTCTCAAAGAAGATTAAtgttttcatttttaaaaaatttgggtCTCATGGGTCTAATCCGTCCCATTTCGTATTCGGGGTGAGACGGGTCCAAAGATATTTAATCGGGGTGGGGTGGGTAATGGGTCGAAATTTTCTTCATAGAGCGGGTCTTGAGTTTAGTCATACCCAGCTCATTGACATTCCTAGAAAATCCATACTATTAGCGCACAATGTGTTTTTGTCCTATATTTAGTCtctattatattaaatataatatatttttttatataatattatattttttatctttCAAAATCATCGTGCATTTCGATTTGTTGATTGTCAGTGAATTGCTATTCTTATTTTTcctattattatttatcttaatcaGAGTTtcgatataaatattttaacatgttctaaaaaataataaaaatttatcgaTCTAATAAATGActaattttttgattttttaaaaattatttatttattatttatattttgatagataaaataatattttgaattttagatattttttctatttttttagtAGTAGTTTACACTCAATTAAAGTAAACAAATCAATTTAACTGGAAAAGTTTGTTATCAGTGTTTAAACATTATCTGAAATAATATAACAATATTTTttgtataataatatttaaagtttaaatatattcattatataacataaatgattttaataatCATTCAAACTCCAATACTcactaattttaatttaataattatttacataaaataaaactatatctcatagataaaataataataataataaaataataataaaaattacaaCAATGATTCTACAAAGGAAAAAACAAAGACCGAATCATCATCGATATTGTTATGTAGCATTCCAGGTAACTCGTATTCACTGAAACAATTTGAATCACTCAACTGCAGCACTGAAACTTGCGAGCATTTCCTAGTAAGGTTCTATGATTATTGGAGTTCAGTTGAGGtgcagaaaaagaaaaaaatattaggACCTCTCTATTCAAGTATAGAAGTATTGATTTGTCAAAAAATTTCCGAAATCTCCACACCAAACGAGCGTGGATGATACCATAAAGCTGCAAGCAAGCAGCCCTCTCTGCTACTGATATCATCGACTAACTGCTGCGCTTTGATTCTTTTCGCATATCCGCCACTGTAGGTGAAAGTAACTGGTTGTTATTTGCTATTATATGTTCCAAATTCCAACAGCAGCTTCTGTTTAAACTAATATACTGAAGAGCAGTTTTTACAGAAATTGAGATCGACCAGTAAAGTAATGGCTTTCAGATAGTTTGCCAACTACTCAGAAAATGCATCTATACCGACCTTCCTCCCCACAGTGTAAGGAAGTAAAATGAAACGAACGCCAAGAAGTCCCCAAACAGTGGGTTTTTCAACTCCGTTTATCTGCAATTCTAGTTTTCTTGACCATATCAATAGCCTGAAATGAGAGAATAAGAGATGATCACTGGCCAGTAAGAACGAAACGAAGAGGAAAGAGCCAATGTTTCATGTATAGAGGATTTCTCTTTAAATTTAACAAGGCAAGTTTACGAATATAAAATTACTAGGCACAAGATGAGGGATAGAACAGCAGCCCAATTTTCTGTCTCCCAAATTTCGTTTAGTGGAACAAAAATCATGAAGGACTATTGTTTTACACTCTAATTATATAGTTGTAGTCCAATTAGTGAAATCTTGCAAACCAATCTCAAAACCATACTTAAATCTTGCTCTGGCAATTCAGTTAATTCAAAAAATAAGCTATTGTTTGCAATAGCATATGCATGAGAGTACCACCTCCATagttccaaaaataaaatcccacaAATCTGAAAGGAAACTGACATTTGAAAACTCATTATCactaataactgaaaataagtGCATTCCCACCCGATTCTTTGCGAATGAATACGTACTCGTACTTTTTGTAAGGATTTATTCAATTAATAAATGCCAACTCAATAGAAGAAGAAACTTCATACATGAGTCTCCAACATGCAGCTTGTAAAGGGAGAAGAGAGGACAGATTTGAATAGCTTTGCATCTTACAGTTGGTGCAAGAAgttatgtgtttttttttttatttcctaAACTATGGGTGGGGAGGGCTCGAACTCGAACCACTTACAGGAGGAAAGAGGGCGAAACCACTTGGGTCAAAGCCCGGTCTCCAAGAATTTTATGTGTTGGATGTAAGGAACTAAAAGGATTTTGACAGTCATtatagccaaaaaaaaaaagttcttAAATTTACAGCAGTGGTTTATTCTTTCTAGTAGATTTTTCATTATAAAATGATGAGCCGTAAAATTTCCAGTTACCTGATTATACCTTGTCCATTGGTTTAGATACTGAAATGCCAAAAGAAGACCCAAAAGGACAGCACGTGTGTCCTAGCTAGCACATAGAAATCAACATGGTCAACTAGGATGTGATGACGTGTCTTTTATACAACGAAGTGATTTAACACTTCACAACTAATTGTGTAAATTGCAACCAAAATATGTAAAAGGAACTTACTGTCTTATGACCATAGTAAGCATGGTAGTATCGAGCTGTATTGTAGAAAACTTAATAGTTGCGAGAAAGGGCCAGTATTGGTTAATATCAGAGCAAAGAACATGAGATTAAGATCATAAAACTAATGCTGAATGAACATCTAATTGTCCCTAAGTGCCCGATTAGCTTTTACAAGAGTAAAATCATAGAATAATGGTATCATAGAATGATGAAATTACGTGGAATGTAAATAATCTCTCTCAAAATATCTGCCGCTAATCAATTAGCGGTCTAGAATGATTGGAATTCCAAAATTCACACAATGACTGGACAACAAAACATGACATGATAATGACAGCACAACTAAAGATGAAGCATGAGGCAACATATTAGGAAAAGGGGGGAGAGAGAGAGTGGCATGAAACATCAGATTTTCCATGTGGTTAGCTGTCCAATGATCAGATACATTGAACTTGAAGTGAATTATTCATTTAAATACATGAATTGATAGTGACGAATGAAACAAGTCAAAACCAATTCAACGATGCCTAGGGATATTTGAATCTGCGAGGTACATGCTTCACTCTGTACATATGTTTGTATCTGGGGAGGAATGATTTCCCAACTTACAAGTTTAAAACCAAAGGTAAGTACATCTGCTACGAGCCGCTAACTCTATTACAAAAGATTTAATTTGT is a window encoding:
- the LOC140815098 gene encoding pentatricopeptide repeat-containing protein At4g21170, with translation MSRTKQYINLTESKRFSIAVTNPINNWRIQIKQTQLVSQASDILLQRHAKFWTPLLKTLNLSSHFTPYLFHQMFRRIETRPQLCLQFFKWVCKNIDFTPDLKTQCRLTRILFDSGLSKLGKPILDSLIQDHPPAVIVHLLIQSRKGVGFHSVSLVLKYVTECYCSKQMYLQSLQIYKKAADYGVGLTVGTCNALLNLLVDKNELRIAWCFYASMTRNGVSGDQYTWSLIARILCKHGKFERVYMILDMGIYTPVIFNLMIDNCSKRGDFEAAFDHLNKMRSKRIEPSLNTYGSMLDGACKFQDTEMIERVLHLILEKGYLPEPRVSDYDLIIQKLCDLGATYAVDLFFKKVYDEKIELQHSTYGCMLGALLCEQGRVGDAIKLYNIIQEKEILLTEICYNKFVAVLCQENPSQDTSKLLIDITRGELCPATVELSKNISKLCSVGRWREAEELLNLILDQGRLIDSSTCGSFLKHYCYNRQLDSAILLHDKMKGLKGVLEIATYNVFLAALLKEKRIEEATKVFGYMKTCKLLSSESFTLMIIGLCHENELRKAMKLHDEMLVLGYKPDRKRYKRLISGFR
- the LOC140814328 gene encoding thiamine thiazole synthase 2, chloroplastic-like — its product is MAAMATTFTSPLSKTGFLDNKTSFHGCVIPTRDAKPIKWTRRNIPISMSATLSYDLENFKFNPIKESIVSREMTRRYMTDMITFADTDVVVVGAGSAGLSCAYELSKNPSINIAIIEQSVSPGGGAWLGGQLFSAMVVRKPAHKFLDELEIEYDEQEDYVVIKHAALFTSTIMSKLLARPNVKLFNAVAAEDLIVKGGRVAGVVTNWALVSMNHDTQSCMDPNVMESKVVVSSCGHDGPFGATGVKRLKSIGMIDNVPGMKALDMNTAEDAIVRLTREIVPGMIVTGMEVAEIDGAPRMGPTFGAMMISGQKAAHLALKVLGQPNALDGSNSEVKTDQPEFTLASMPSDETVDA
- the LOC140813963 gene encoding probable xyloglucan endotransglucosylase/hydrolase protein 8, translating into MEKRAYLFLSLIVFTANVLAILDPFSEDAESNGSFDDNFSKTCPETNFKTSEDGQIWYLSLDKQAGCGFMTKQRYRFGWFSMKLKLVGGDSAGVVTAYYMCTENAAGPERDELDFEFLGNRTGQPYIIQTNVYKNGTGNREMRHSLWFDPAEDYHEYAFLWNNEQILFVVDQVPIRVYKNTNYTNSFFPNQKPMYLFSSIWNADDWATRGGLEKTDWKKAPFVSSYTNFVADGCQWVDPYPACVSTTTEHWWDQYNAWHLSENQNMDYAWVQRNLVIYDYCKDTKRFATLPEECWLNESIN
- the LOC140814187 gene encoding uncharacterized protein yields the protein MVCEKCEKKLSKVIVPDKWKEGAHNTTEGGGRKVNENKLLSKKHRWTPYGQTKCIICKQQVHQDGKYCHTCAYSKGVCAMCGKQVIDTKFYKQSNA